Proteins encoded within one genomic window of Halomonas sp. YLGW01:
- a CDS encoding IS1595 family transposase, with protein sequence MDTHTFRHWLSQLPRLNARQKRLLRHRLHQPPRQDALHDTFPALQACPHCAASAAQLAPWGWSRGLRRYRCRACRRTCNTLTATPLARLRRVECWQDYAQALIEGLTVRAAAQRCGISKNTAFRWRHRFLTRIAQHSDTRETGIVEADETFFLESFKGQRHLPRPPRKRGGVGATRGTGPDQIPVMVVRDREGHTADFLLSKLDARHVHEALAPLVDQESVLCTDGASVYSAFASRCGITHQIVHAKPGQRVRAGAFHIQNVNAYHSRLKGWMHRFHGVATRYLVHYLGWRRMLERYSATIRPVHCLQEAVGRPVQHATGT encoded by the coding sequence ATGGACACGCACACCTTTCGGCACTGGTTGAGTCAGCTGCCACGTCTCAATGCCCGACAGAAACGCCTGCTCCGACATCGACTTCATCAGCCGCCTCGACAGGATGCCCTCCACGATACCTTTCCGGCGCTACAGGCCTGTCCGCACTGTGCGGCGTCTGCCGCGCAGCTGGCCCCATGGGGCTGGAGTCGTGGCCTGCGCCGCTATCGGTGCCGGGCATGTCGTCGTACCTGCAACACGCTGACGGCTACCCCACTGGCTCGTCTCCGCCGGGTGGAATGCTGGCAGGATTACGCCCAGGCCTTGATCGAGGGACTCACAGTACGCGCGGCGGCGCAGCGTTGTGGTATCAGCAAGAATACCGCCTTCCGGTGGCGACACCGGTTTCTGACACGAATCGCCCAACACAGCGACACCCGCGAAACCGGCATCGTGGAAGCCGATGAGACCTTCTTTCTGGAATCCTTCAAGGGCCAACGCCACTTGCCACGACCACCGCGCAAGCGCGGTGGCGTTGGCGCAACACGCGGTACGGGGCCCGACCAGATTCCGGTGATGGTGGTGCGTGACCGGGAAGGGCACACGGCCGATTTCCTCCTGAGCAAGCTCGATGCCCGCCACGTCCATGAGGCGCTCGCGCCGCTGGTTGATCAGGAGTCTGTCCTTTGTACGGACGGGGCCAGTGTGTACTCAGCTTTCGCCAGCCGGTGTGGCATCACTCACCAGATAGTACATGCCAAGCCCGGGCAGCGTGTCCGTGCAGGCGCCTTTCACATCCAGAACGTCAATGCTTACCACAGCCGCTTGAAAGGCTGGATGCACCGTTTCCATGGCGTCGCCACCCGATATCTCGTCCACTATCTCGGATGGCGGCGCATGCTGGAGCGGTATTCAGCGACGATACGGCCCGTTCACTGCCTTCAAGAAGCCGTGGGTCGTCCCGTGCAACACGCAACGGGGACATAG
- the recD gene encoding exodeoxyribonuclease V subunit alpha encodes MTTPISFDTDAAPEAALIQAPENALDDAQALFALLDRWVARGWLRSLDRAFAVFLHREASKENEVSEASPLLLLAAALASHQLGRGHVCLDLAQTLSTPDLALSLPPEGDSLEDPPPLPSRVMVALDLDAWRASLDQPEIIATGPGNTPLVLAGSAERPRLYLRRYWQHEQDIHTRINERLTVDQSPDNKSPDDKSADDAPDAARLRPILDVLFPPREDVDRRLDWQKAACALAGRSRFAVITGGPGTGKTTTVVRLLALLQALALGEGQEEGEEEGKQTLRIRLAAPTGKAASRLNESIAGQVAKLDLDGLADDPERLRDVIPKEVSTLHRLLGSRPDTRRFRHDRHNPLPLDVLVVDEASMVDVGMMAAMLEALPPRARLVLLGDKDQLASVEAGSVLGDLCARAEGGHYTQATAEWLTDATGQPLPTETLDADGQPLDQAIAMLRVSHRFTADSGIGQLAAAINLEAEPVAKRCAIGDALNHGFADLSHLRLSADDERGLARLAVTGCPERFPAANNAEAPPVGYRHFLSVMAERRPADDADQAAFDGWARAVLEAHGDFQLLCALRRGPWGVEGLNERVRQALEREKLIDSQDGRQHWYPGRPVLVTKNDYGLGLMNGDIGITLDMPRPDASLSSQRPNNALGDGSRRLLRVAFPAGDGTGRIKWVLPSRLQSVETVFAMTVHKSQGSEFTHAALVLPDAPNPILTRELVYTGITRARHWLTLVETGRGQLMDASQRRVMRVSGLGAPGKA; translated from the coding sequence ATGACGACGCCGATTTCCTTTGATACCGACGCCGCCCCGGAAGCGGCGCTGATTCAAGCGCCCGAAAATGCGCTGGATGACGCCCAGGCGCTGTTCGCCCTGCTCGATCGCTGGGTGGCACGCGGCTGGCTGCGCTCGCTGGACCGCGCCTTCGCCGTCTTCCTGCATCGTGAGGCGAGCAAGGAAAATGAGGTGAGTGAGGCCTCTCCCCTGCTGCTGCTGGCCGCCGCGCTCGCCAGCCACCAGCTCGGTCGCGGCCATGTGTGCTTGGACCTGGCCCAGACGCTCTCCACCCCGGACCTGGCGCTCTCGCTGCCGCCGGAGGGTGACAGCCTGGAGGACCCGCCGCCGCTGCCCAGCCGGGTGATGGTCGCGCTGGACCTGGACGCCTGGCGCGCCTCCCTCGACCAGCCCGAGATTATCGCCACCGGCCCCGGCAATACTCCGCTGGTGCTCGCCGGCAGTGCCGAGCGCCCCCGGCTCTACCTGCGCCGCTACTGGCAGCACGAGCAGGATATTCACACCCGGATCAATGAGCGGCTCACCGTCGATCAAAGCCCGGATAACAAGAGCCCGGATGACAAGAGCGCAGATGACGCCCCGGACGCGGCCCGCCTGCGCCCGATCCTGGATGTCCTCTTCCCGCCCCGTGAGGATGTCGACCGTCGGCTCGACTGGCAGAAGGCCGCCTGCGCCCTGGCCGGCCGCTCGCGCTTCGCAGTGATCACCGGCGGCCCCGGCACCGGCAAGACCACCACCGTGGTGCGCCTGCTCGCCCTGCTCCAGGCGCTGGCGCTCGGTGAAGGCCAAGAGGAAGGCGAGGAGGAAGGAAAGCAGACCCTGCGCATTCGCCTGGCCGCCCCCACCGGCAAGGCCGCCTCCCGGCTCAACGAATCCATCGCCGGCCAGGTGGCGAAGCTCGACCTCGACGGCCTGGCCGACGATCCCGAGCGGCTGCGCGACGTGATTCCCAAGGAGGTCTCGACGCTGCACCGGCTGCTGGGCTCCCGGCCCGACACCCGCCGCTTCCGCCACGACCGCCACAACCCGCTGCCGCTTGACGTGCTGGTGGTGGACGAGGCCTCGATGGTGGACGTGGGCATGATGGCCGCGATGCTCGAGGCGCTGCCTCCCCGGGCGCGGCTGGTGCTGCTGGGTGACAAGGATCAGCTCGCCTCGGTGGAGGCCGGTTCGGTGCTCGGCGACCTGTGTGCCCGGGCCGAGGGCGGCCACTACACTCAGGCCACCGCTGAGTGGCTGACTGATGCCACCGGCCAGCCTCTGCCCACGGAGACGCTGGATGCCGACGGCCAACCCCTCGACCAGGCCATCGCCATGTTGCGCGTCAGCCACCGCTTTACCGCCGACAGCGGCATCGGCCAGCTCGCCGCGGCGATCAATCTGGAAGCCGAGCCCGTCGCCAAGCGCTGCGCCATCGGTGATGCACTCAACCACGGCTTCGCGGACCTCTCGCATTTGAGGCTTTCCGCCGACGACGAGCGCGGCCTGGCCCGCCTGGCCGTGACTGGCTGTCCCGAGCGCTTTCCCGCAGCAAACAACGCCGAAGCGCCGCCGGTGGGCTATCGCCACTTCCTGAGCGTGATGGCCGAGCGGCGCCCGGCGGACGACGCGGATCAGGCCGCGTTCGATGGCTGGGCCCGCGCTGTTCTAGAAGCGCACGGCGACTTCCAGCTGCTGTGCGCGCTGCGCCGTGGCCCTTGGGGCGTGGAAGGCCTGAACGAGCGGGTGCGCCAGGCGCTGGAGCGAGAGAAGCTGATCGACAGCCAGGACGGCCGCCAGCACTGGTACCCAGGCCGCCCGGTGCTCGTCACCAAGAACGACTACGGCCTGGGGCTGATGAACGGCGATATCGGCATTACGCTCGATATGCCTCGCCCGGACGCTTCACTCTCTTCACAGCGCCCGAACAATGCGCTTGGCGACGGCAGCCGCCGCCTGCTGCGGGTGGCCTTCCCCGCCGGCGACGGCACCGGTCGCATCAAGTGGGTGCTGCCCAGCCGCCTGCAATCGGTGGAGACGGTGTTCGCAATGACGGTGCACAAGTCCCAGGGCTCGGAGTTCACCCACGCCGCCCTGGTGCTGCCCGACGCACCGAACCCCATCCTCACTCGGGAGTTGGTCTACACCGGCATCACCCGCGCCCGCCACTGGCTGACGCTGGTGGAAACCGGCCGCGGGCAGCTGATGGATGCGAGCCAGAGAAGAGTCATGCGTGTGAGTGGGTTGGGAGCGCCCGGGAAGGCATGA
- the recB gene encoding exodeoxyribonuclease V subunit beta — protein MNSPESARNTADTMQVAETPRLDPVALPLTGSRLIEASAGTGKTFTIALLYLRLVLGPRVFGNEEHEEDTASFPRPLTPPEILVVTFTNAATQELRDRIRARLVEAAEAFSLSTPPEAATEAPDDAPESRLALDSVASSDNHEGAPGAGQSGGHSTGVSNVASREGCTAPPRRSDPEPTPNETGDLFSEPALDNSQPEEEVSSSSDPLIALRDSYPRESWPTCARRLRLAAEWMDEAAVSTIHSWCHRMLREHAFDSGSLFALEMSLDQSEMDLEIARDYWRSFYYDLDPEALAIIARYWTTPDDLNDTAARLRTHASALPVAPPPFEALSNYREQRAAALAALKAPWPAWLDELEELLEAAAKRKAFNGQKLNAKSRANWLTALREWANDPELAKPALTPAAWKRLTPEGIAEIWKADSWEKDIAPNLPALEALEELPERLAELPDPFADLLAHAVHWMAARRETVQRRRAELGPDDLLHRLDAAFAGEAGETLAARIRAQFPVALVDEFQDTDPVQYRLFSRVYRLGEGPNQDDESAASNAGKSAASNAGKSAASGAEKSAAPGAEKSGVLLIGDPKQAIYAFRGADIHTYLQARRDTAGRHVTLGTNFRSAVPMVEAVNRVFAHAEQSDSGAFLFRRGDDNPVPFNAVDANGRKDALVRHGTTPPALTLWHLPADETLAKGAYLKELAARCATEMASLLREGQAGQTGFEQNGELRPLAPSDLAVLVNNGGEARAIRSALLARGIRSVYLSDKEGVFETEAAAELEVWLAACAAPDDERCLRAALATPSLGLGLAELDALNGGPQQDELAWEARVMQFRDYHRQWQRRGVLPMLHRLLADFEVPGRLLAVPEGERRLTDLLHLGELLQEASAEIDGEHALLRFLAESRAHPQAQSDTHRLRLESDADLVQVVTIHKSKGLEYPLVFLPFIAAFRPVKQGDLPLRWHDDDGNLHLTLSADEATLARADHERLGEDLRKLYVALTRARHATWLGLAPLEAIERSAIGHLIAGGEALTPDNLRPALEALANGNGDQPGSDSGNLNDSDKTVAVLDAPEADTTPVELISDDTPLGEARTPTRAIREHWWIASYSALRTGATPNEEESAVEAEPSPEPTTADEATAMEVIHEPFDAGAATVSEGSLHRFPRGPSAGTFLHGLLEWAGEEGFGRVAEDAELRADTLARRANRRGWEGQISALEQWLPELLTTPLPVPVDAAPLRLDALNPLHHYRVELEFWFAAHKVNTRRLDALVSAHTLGGQPRPALEPDTLNGMLKGFIDLVVEHEGRFYVLDWKSNHLGADDAAYTEAAMADAVLEKRYDVQYCLYLLALHRLLEARLPDYDIERHLGGALYVFLRGTRAPSRGVHAERPPSELILALDALFRAAQEAAA, from the coding sequence ATGAACTCGCCCGAATCCGCTCGAAACACTGCGGACACCATGCAGGTGGCCGAGACGCCGCGCCTCGACCCGGTGGCCCTACCGCTCACCGGCAGCCGGCTGATCGAGGCCAGCGCCGGCACCGGCAAGACCTTCACCATCGCCCTGCTTTACCTGCGGCTGGTGCTCGGACCCAGAGTCTTCGGGAACGAAGAGCACGAGGAAGACACAGCCAGCTTCCCGCGGCCGCTGACGCCGCCGGAGATCCTGGTGGTCACCTTTACCAACGCCGCCACCCAAGAGCTGCGTGACCGCATCCGCGCCCGCCTGGTCGAGGCCGCCGAGGCCTTTTCGCTTTCTACGCCGCCCGAAGCCGCGACGGAGGCGCCCGACGACGCGCCCGAATCAAGGTTGGCCCTCGACTCCGTGGCAAGCAGCGATAACCACGAAGGGGCGCCGGGGGCAGGTCAAAGCGGAGGTCATTCGACAGGGGTGTCGAATGTAGCGTCCAGGGAGGGATGCACAGCGCCTCCGCGACGATCTGACCCCGAGCCGACCCCGAACGAAACCGGCGATCTCTTTTCAGAACCGGCGTTGGATAACTCACAGCCTGAAGAAGAGGTATCGTCCAGCAGCGATCCGCTGATCGCGCTGCGCGACAGCTACCCCCGCGAGAGCTGGCCGACCTGCGCCCGCCGGCTGCGGCTGGCCGCCGAGTGGATGGACGAGGCCGCGGTCTCCACCATCCACTCCTGGTGCCACCGCATGCTGCGCGAGCACGCCTTCGACAGCGGCAGCCTGTTCGCCCTGGAGATGTCGCTGGACCAGTCGGAGATGGACCTGGAGATCGCCCGGGACTACTGGCGCAGCTTCTACTACGACCTCGACCCCGAGGCGCTGGCGATCATCGCCCGCTACTGGACCACGCCGGACGACCTGAACGACACCGCCGCCCGGCTGCGCACCCACGCGAGCGCCCTGCCCGTGGCCCCGCCGCCGTTCGAGGCGCTTTCCAACTACCGCGAGCAGCGTGCCGCGGCGCTGGCCGCGCTCAAGGCGCCCTGGCCGGCCTGGCTCGATGAGCTGGAGGAACTGCTCGAGGCCGCCGCCAAGCGCAAGGCGTTCAACGGCCAGAAGCTCAACGCCAAGAGCCGCGCCAACTGGCTCACCGCCCTGCGCGAATGGGCCAATGACCCCGAGCTTGCCAAGCCGGCACTCACTCCCGCCGCCTGGAAGCGCCTGACGCCCGAGGGCATCGCCGAGATCTGGAAGGCTGACTCTTGGGAAAAAGATATCGCGCCGAACCTGCCGGCGCTAGAGGCCCTGGAAGAACTACCCGAGCGGCTCGCCGAGCTGCCCGACCCCTTCGCCGACCTGCTCGCCCACGCCGTGCACTGGATGGCCGCGCGCCGCGAGACCGTGCAACGCCGCCGCGCCGAGCTCGGCCCCGACGACCTGCTGCACCGGCTGGACGCCGCCTTCGCGGGCGAGGCCGGCGAGACCCTGGCCGCACGTATCCGCGCGCAGTTCCCGGTGGCGCTGGTCGACGAGTTCCAGGACACCGACCCGGTGCAGTACCGGCTGTTCTCGAGGGTCTATCGCCTCGGCGAGGGGCCGAATCAGGATGACGAAAGCGCGGCGTCGAACGCTGGAAAGAGCGCGGCGTCGAACGCTGGAAAGAGCGCGGCTTCGGGCGCTGAAAAGAGCGCGGCTCCGGGCGCTGAAAAAAGCGGCGTGCTGCTGATCGGCGACCCCAAGCAGGCGATCTACGCCTTTCGCGGCGCCGACATCCACACCTACCTCCAGGCCCGGCGCGACACTGCCGGCCGCCACGTCACGCTGGGCACCAACTTCCGCTCCGCCGTGCCCATGGTCGAGGCGGTCAACCGGGTGTTCGCCCACGCCGAGCAGAGCGATTCCGGCGCCTTCCTGTTCCGCCGCGGGGACGACAATCCCGTTCCCTTTAATGCTGTGGACGCGAATGGCCGTAAAGATGCCCTCGTCCGCCACGGCACGACACCGCCGGCGCTGACCCTCTGGCACCTGCCCGCCGACGAGACGCTCGCCAAGGGCGCCTACCTCAAGGAGCTGGCCGCGCGCTGCGCCACCGAGATGGCCAGCCTCCTGCGCGAGGGCCAGGCCGGGCAGACGGGTTTCGAGCAGAATGGAGAATTAAGACCGCTGGCGCCGTCAGACCTTGCCGTGCTGGTCAACAACGGCGGCGAGGCTCGCGCCATACGAAGCGCCCTGCTGGCTCGCGGCATCCGCAGCGTCTACCTCTCCGACAAGGAGGGCGTGTTCGAGACCGAGGCCGCCGCCGAGCTGGAGGTGTGGCTTGCTGCCTGCGCCGCGCCGGACGATGAGCGCTGCCTGCGCGCCGCACTGGCCACGCCGAGCCTGGGGCTCGGCCTCGCCGAGCTCGACGCCCTGAACGGCGGCCCCCAGCAGGACGAGCTGGCCTGGGAGGCGCGGGTGATGCAGTTCCGCGACTACCACCGCCAGTGGCAGCGCCGCGGCGTGCTGCCCATGCTGCATCGGCTGCTGGCCGACTTTGAAGTGCCCGGCCGGCTGCTGGCGGTGCCCGAGGGCGAGCGACGGCTCACCGACCTGCTGCATCTCGGCGAGCTCCTGCAGGAGGCCAGCGCCGAGATCGACGGCGAGCACGCCCTGTTGCGCTTCCTCGCCGAGTCCCGCGCGCATCCCCAGGCGCAGTCTGACACCCACCGCCTGCGCCTGGAGAGCGACGCCGACCTGGTGCAGGTGGTGACCATCCACAAGTCCAAGGGCCTGGAGTACCCGCTGGTGTTCCTGCCCTTCATCGCCGCCTTCCGCCCCGTGAAGCAGGGCGATTTGCCGCTGCGCTGGCACGACGACGACGGGAACCTGCACCTGACCCTAAGCGCCGACGAGGCGACGCTTGCCCGCGCCGACCACGAGCGCCTGGGGGAGGATCTGCGCAAGCTCTACGTTGCCTTGACCCGCGCCCGCCACGCCACCTGGCTCGGCCTGGCGCCGCTGGAAGCCATTGAGCGCAGCGCCATCGGTCACCTGATCGCCGGGGGCGAGGCACTGACACCCGACAACCTGCGCCCGGCCCTCGAGGCGCTGGCGAACGGCAATGGCGATCAGCCCGGTAGCGATAGCGGTAATCTGAACGATAGCGATAAGACCGTGGCGGTGCTGGACGCCCCCGAGGCCGATACCACGCCCGTAGAGCTCATCAGCGACGACACCCCGCTCGGTGAGGCCCGCACGCCCACCCGGGCGATTCGCGAGCACTGGTGGATCGCCAGCTACTCGGCGCTGCGCACCGGCGCCACACCGAACGAAGAGGAATCGGCCGTCGAGGCCGAGCCGTCCCCCGAGCCCACCACCGCCGACGAAGCCACCGCCATGGAGGTGATCCACGAGCCCTTCGATGCCGGCGCGGCCACGGTGAGCGAGGGCTCGCTTCACCGTTTCCCCCGCGGCCCGTCTGCCGGCACCTTCCTGCACGGCCTGCTGGAATGGGCCGGCGAGGAAGGCTTCGGCCGAGTCGCCGAGGACGCCGAACTGCGTGCCGACACCCTGGCCCGGCGCGCCAACCGCCGCGGCTGGGAAGGCCAGATCTCAGCACTCGAGCAGTGGCTGCCGGAGCTTCTAACCACGCCGCTGCCGGTGCCTGTTGATGCCGCACCGCTGCGCCTGGATGCCCTGAATCCCTTGCACCACTACCGGGTCGAGCTGGAGTTCTGGTTCGCCGCCCACAAGGTGAACACCCGTCGGCTTGACGCCCTCGTAAGCGCTCACACACTCGGCGGGCAGCCGCGACCGGCGCTCGAGCCCGACACCCTGAACGGCATGCTCAAGGGGTTCATAGACCTGGTGGTGGAGCACGAGGGGCGCTTCTACGTGCTCGATTGGAAGTCCAACCACCTGGGCGCGGACGATGCCGCCTACACCGAAGCGGCGATGGCGGATGCCGTGCTCGAGAAGCGCTATGACGTGCAGTACTGCCTCTACCTGCTGGCCCTGCACCGGCTGCTCGAGGCCCGGCTACCGGACTACGACATCGAGCGACACCTGGGCGGCGCGCTCTACGTCTTCCTGCGCGGCACGCGCGCGCCCTCCCGCGGGGTGCATGCCGAACGCCCGCCGAGCGAGCTGATCCTCGCCCTCGATGCCCTGTTTCGCGCCGCCCAGGAGGCCGCCGCATGA